One window of candidate division KSB1 bacterium genomic DNA carries:
- a CDS encoding UvrD-helicase domain-containing protein has protein sequence MRYFADLHIHSPFSRATSKELDLEHIHQWAQLKGLSVVATGDITHPGRLEEIKTKLAEAEEGLFALRREFTQNLSPAVPASCRRAVRFILSGEISTIYKKGGRVRKVHSVIFVPSIAAAEKLQEQLAKIGNITSDGRPILGLDTRDLLEILLQVDPQAVLIPAHIWTPWFSLFGSKSGFDTVEECFGDLTPHIFAMETGLSSDPPMNWRLSQLDRYALVSNSDAHSPANLAREANIFETELSYSALFDALRNRSSNRFGGTIEFFPEEGKYHADGHRKCGVRFTPEETKAHRGVCPVCNQPLVLGVSYRVDELADRPVGYRPPTAQPFYSLIPLPEVLAEAANIGKTAAKIEERYFYLLGELGPELEILLDRPLADIQRAGGSLLAEAIRRMREGKVMPEPGYDGEYGVVRIFLPGEREEIARQQLLFELPKAEKPQRQDVRKPEQQIETIQVNEPPAESFGLNEEQRQAVEHRGSPLLIIAGPGSGKTRTLTHRLAAIIEEGSAEPEEVLAVTFTNRAADEMRERLTHLLGRARAERMTISTLHAFGAEILRRMKEPFAGRTPSFSIIEPATHPGLHESLKPLLEKTAIPWPRLAFYKSRGILPDSLPKEVSEKEGEAFTTLFRRYEELLIELDAVDLEDLILLPLRLLRFKPEVRRTMLRQFPIVAVDEFQDLSRIQYELIRLFALSARDFCAIGDPDQAIYGFRGAEPRLFERFQEEFPHARIIKLSRNYRSTPIISAAAQQMLRRRTVSVESPSNPVKVIIHHAVTDRAEAEYIVQTVEQLVGGTGFFSFDTGRVDRTEARLAFGDIAVLFRSRAAAPALIEAFHRSGIPYDYADDAFMLDEPLYRLLTAARKKEDAAVFAAARDFFGDETAARSYLAAAADLPTDTSAETLLSLIKKYLPENRAGEQTARFLDRLMKWAAAFQHEPQRFFDALAVQRSLDRLDPRADRVRLLTLHAAKGLEFSAVFIAACEEGILPHHLGRNDLEEERRLLYVGMTRAKRFLFLTHAKNRLLNGKMVQQEPSHFLSAISESLVSAEKSRIDPRKKVKQLSLF, from the coding sequence ATGCGCTATTTTGCCGATCTGCATATTCATTCGCCTTTCTCCCGCGCCACCAGCAAAGAGCTGGACCTGGAGCACATCCATCAATGGGCGCAACTCAAAGGTTTGTCCGTCGTTGCGACAGGAGACATTACCCACCCCGGGAGATTGGAAGAGATCAAAACCAAGCTGGCCGAGGCCGAGGAGGGCCTCTTTGCTTTGCGTCGCGAATTTACGCAAAACTTGTCTCCGGCGGTGCCCGCTTCGTGTCGTCGGGCAGTCCGCTTTATCCTCTCGGGCGAAATCAGCACCATTTACAAAAAGGGCGGCCGCGTCCGTAAAGTGCACAGCGTCATTTTTGTACCGTCAATTGCCGCGGCGGAAAAACTCCAGGAGCAGCTCGCCAAGATCGGCAACATTACCTCGGACGGCAGACCGATCCTGGGACTCGATACCCGTGATCTGCTGGAGATTCTTCTTCAAGTCGATCCGCAGGCGGTGCTTATCCCGGCCCACATCTGGACGCCTTGGTTTTCTCTTTTCGGCTCCAAATCGGGATTCGATACGGTCGAAGAGTGTTTCGGCGATCTAACGCCGCACATTTTCGCCATGGAAACCGGACTGTCCAGTGATCCGCCGATGAACTGGCGGCTGTCACAGCTCGACCGCTATGCTCTCGTCTCCAATTCGGACGCCCACTCTCCCGCGAACCTGGCTAGAGAAGCCAATATTTTTGAGACGGAATTGAGTTATTCTGCCCTGTTCGACGCGCTGCGCAACCGTTCGTCCAACCGATTTGGCGGCACCATCGAGTTCTTTCCCGAAGAGGGCAAGTATCACGCGGATGGTCACCGAAAATGCGGTGTACGCTTTACGCCGGAAGAGACCAAAGCGCACCGCGGCGTCTGCCCTGTCTGCAATCAGCCTTTGGTGCTAGGGGTCAGCTATCGGGTCGACGAGCTGGCGGATCGGCCTGTCGGTTATCGGCCGCCGACCGCTCAGCCCTTTTACAGCCTCATACCGCTGCCCGAAGTGCTGGCGGAAGCCGCCAACATCGGCAAAACCGCAGCCAAAATCGAAGAACGCTACTTTTATTTGCTCGGCGAACTGGGCCCCGAGCTCGAAATCCTCCTCGATAGGCCTCTTGCCGACATTCAGCGCGCAGGCGGAAGCCTCCTTGCCGAGGCCATCAGGAGAATGCGGGAAGGTAAAGTCATGCCCGAGCCCGGATATGACGGAGAGTACGGTGTGGTCCGCATTTTTTTGCCCGGAGAAAGAGAAGAGATCGCCCGACAGCAGCTTCTTTTTGAGCTTCCAAAGGCAGAAAAGCCGCAAAGGCAGGACGTTCGGAAACCGGAACAACAGATCGAAACAATTCAGGTAAACGAGCCTCCGGCTGAATCATTCGGTCTCAATGAGGAGCAGCGGCAGGCGGTAGAGCATCGCGGCAGCCCGTTGCTCATCATCGCAGGTCCCGGCAGCGGCAAAACCCGCACCCTCACTCATCGGTTGGCGGCGATCATCGAGGAAGGGAGCGCCGAACCGGAGGAAGTATTGGCTGTAACTTTTACCAATCGTGCCGCAGATGAAATGCGCGAACGGCTCACTCATCTTCTCGGTCGTGCGCGCGCAGAGCGAATGACCATCTCCACCCTACACGCTTTTGGAGCCGAGATTTTGCGCCGAATGAAAGAACCCTTTGCCGGACGTACCCCTTCCTTTTCGATTATTGAGCCGGCAACACATCCTGGACTGCATGAGTCTCTGAAACCGCTCTTAGAAAAAACGGCTATCCCTTGGCCTCGCCTTGCATTCTACAAAAGTCGCGGCATACTTCCCGATTCGCTGCCTAAAGAGGTGTCGGAAAAGGAAGGCGAAGCCTTTACGACCCTTTTTCGCCGCTATGAAGAACTTTTAATTGAACTTGACGCCGTTGATTTGGAGGACCTGATTCTCCTGCCTCTGCGTCTCCTCCGCTTCAAACCGGAGGTAAGAAGAACCATGCTGCGTCAATTTCCAATCGTTGCCGTAGACGAATTCCAGGACTTGAGCCGCATCCAGTACGAACTCATCCGTCTGTTCGCGCTTTCGGCCAGGGATTTTTGCGCCATCGGCGACCCGGACCAGGCCATATACGGCTTTCGCGGCGCCGAACCTCGACTATTCGAACGCTTCCAAGAGGAATTTCCGCACGCCCGCATCATCAAACTTTCGCGCAATTACCGTTCGACGCCGATCATCTCCGCAGCGGCGCAGCAAATGCTCCGGCGTCGAACCGTCTCTGTTGAAAGCCCCTCAAACCCGGTCAAAGTCATCATCCATCATGCAGTCACTGACCGAGCGGAGGCTGAATACATCGTGCAGACTGTGGAGCAGCTCGTCGGAGGTACCGGTTTCTTCTCTTTCGACACTGGACGCGTCGATCGAACAGAAGCACGTCTCGCTTTCGGCGACATTGCCGTGCTCTTTCGCTCACGTGCCGCAGCGCCGGCGCTTATTGAAGCTTTTCACCGATCGGGCATTCCTTACGACTATGCCGACGATGCGTTTATGCTCGACGAGCCGCTTTACCGGCTGCTGACCGCTGCCCGTAAAAAGGAAGACGCGGCGGTTTTTGCCGCCGCCAGGGATTTCTTTGGCGATGAAACGGCGGCACGCTCCTACCTCGCTGCAGCAGCCGATCTTCCCACCGATACATCGGCCGAAACGTTGCTTTCTCTGATAAAGAAATATTTGCCGGAGAATAGGGCAGGCGAACAGACGGCTCGCTTTTTAGACCGCCTAATGAAATGGGCGGCGGCGTTTCAGCACGAGCCGCAGCGCTTTTTCGACGCCTTGGCGGTTCAACGAAGCCTCGACCGTCTCGATCCCCGCGCCGACCGCGTGCGCTTGCTGACCCTGCACGCGGCCAAAGGATTAGAGTTTTCCGCCGTCTTTATTGCCGCCTGCGAAGAGGGGATTCTTCCCCATCACCTCGGCCGCAACGACCTCGAAGAGGAAAGGCGCCTGCTCTACGTCGGTATGACGCGCGCCAAACGCTTCCTTTTTTTAACGCACGCAAAAAATCGACTGCTCAACGGCAAAATGGTGCAGCAGGAACCTTCTCATTTTCTAAGCGCAATTTCCGAATCGCTTGTTTCGGCTGAAAAAAGCCGGATTGATCCGCGGAAAAAAGTTAAACAATTGAGTTTATTTTAA
- a CDS encoding DNA photolyase, whose product MPEVFRPRMIFIEEAVSRSPLAQKVLQQFPDVPVEPTEAEVLLSGAGRTRDLRGALLLAKQRGPFLRLCPGTKHHLCCLYHNLDVVAGCDLGCSYCVLQGYLNTPLITVYCNWDDLFAELEKKFSNSNSFFRVGTGELSDSLTFEPFLNLAPELVSFFAERRNAVLELKSKNVFVENLLGLRHNRRTIVSWSMNAEAVYQSDEGTSASPQERLQAARKVQEAGYRLGFHFDPMIWYPQWEEGYREIVDQIFRVIRPQNIAWISLGALRYPAAFEDVIRKNHPQSRIYLGELLPGIDKKLRYFKPLRIELFAKMYRWIRGYTADVPIYLCMESAEVWRRSFGWAPRSSAQLKRLLDDRVRE is encoded by the coding sequence ATGCCGGAAGTTTTTCGTCCCCGCATGATCTTTATCGAAGAGGCAGTTAGCAGGTCGCCGCTTGCCCAAAAAGTGCTGCAGCAATTTCCGGATGTCCCGGTTGAGCCGACGGAGGCGGAGGTGCTTCTGTCCGGCGCCGGCCGAACCCGCGATTTGCGCGGTGCTCTCCTGCTCGCCAAACAGCGCGGTCCCTTCCTGCGCCTTTGTCCGGGCACCAAGCATCACCTCTGCTGCCTCTACCACAATCTGGATGTCGTCGCCGGCTGCGACCTCGGCTGTTCATACTGCGTGCTGCAGGGTTACCTCAACACGCCGCTGATTACCGTCTATTGCAATTGGGATGATCTCTTTGCCGAACTTGAGAAAAAATTTTCCAATTCAAACAGCTTTTTCCGCGTCGGCACCGGCGAACTGAGCGACAGCCTCACCTTCGAGCCGTTCCTCAATCTGGCGCCCGAGCTGGTTTCTTTTTTTGCCGAACGACGCAACGCCGTTCTGGAGCTGAAAAGCAAGAACGTCTTTGTAGAGAACCTCCTTGGGCTGAGGCACAACCGACGCACCATCGTTTCCTGGTCGATGAATGCCGAAGCGGTTTATCAAAGCGATGAAGGGACTTCGGCGTCGCCGCAGGAACGACTGCAGGCGGCGCGGAAGGTTCAAGAGGCCGGTTATCGTTTGGGATTTCATTTCGACCCTATGATTTGGTATCCCCAATGGGAAGAGGGCTATCGCGAGATAGTCGACCAGATCTTTCGCGTCATTCGACCTCAGAACATCGCGTGGATCAGCCTCGGAGCATTGCGCTATCCTGCAGCGTTTGAGGATGTGATTCGCAAAAACCACCCCCAATCCCGAATTTACCTGGGCGAGCTGCTCCCCGGCATCGACAAAAAGCTGCGCTATTTCAAGCCGTTGCGCATCGAACTGTTCGCCAAAATGTACCGCTGGATCCGCGGCTATACGGCCGATGTTCCGATTTACCTCTGTATGGAAAGCGCCGAGGTTTGGCGGCGCTCATTCGGTTGGGCGCCGCGCAGCAGCGCGCAACTCAAGAGACTGTTGGATGACCGCGTCCGGGAGTGA
- a CDS encoding co-chaperone GroES family protein: MKKGNKELIVVGDRILIVPDVGEERSNTGLYLPKWALERESIQAGRIVEIGSGPALTPPDIIEDEPWKEPPPPPEPPPHQARVGDYALFLRKAAIEVKFEGDLYLIVPQAALLLLVRDIDDLE, translated from the coding sequence ATGAAAAAGGGAAACAAAGAACTGATCGTCGTCGGCGATCGCATATTGATCGTGCCGGATGTCGGAGAGGAGAGGAGCAATACCGGCCTCTATCTTCCCAAGTGGGCGTTGGAACGCGAGTCGATCCAGGCCGGTCGAATTGTCGAGATCGGCAGCGGGCCGGCCTTGACGCCGCCGGATATAATCGAAGATGAGCCGTGGAAAGAGCCGCCTCCGCCGCCGGAACCGCCCCCTCATCAGGCCAGGGTCGGCGATTATGCACTGTTCCTGCGCAAGGCCGCCATAGAGGTCAAATTCGAGGGTGATCTCTATCTCATTGTCCCTCAGGCTGCACTCCTCCTGCTTGTTCGTGATATTGATGATTTAGAATGA
- a CDS encoding ParB N-terminal domain-containing protein, with translation MTSQTVTIDLQEISDDDLYRLPSFAPLQPLKDSIRLAGLLSPLILEPSPQGGLRIVCGFRRFLALRELEFSRAEARILTDPASPAERFRIALAENAAHRTFNAAEVSWAIKKLRLMQVKDEEIWRSFFPLMRLGSNPNLLALFAPIADLPSDWQQAAAEDRLSFEIVKDLAELPDADRDAIWRLFQTLRLGKNRQREFLLLLQDVARLADSSPCALLELSAFREVLDAPLTPSQKSDRLKQILWERRYPRYSEQEKAFSELIKRMRPPKGVSISHAPYFQDEEMTVVFSFGSAREFRHRLDWLEEQYREGKIDELVKLI, from the coding sequence ATGACATCTCAAACCGTCACAATCGATTTGCAGGAGATAAGCGACGACGATCTTTATCGTCTGCCTTCCTTTGCCCCGCTGCAGCCGCTCAAGGATTCCATTCGGCTGGCAGGCTTGCTCAGCCCCTTGATCCTCGAACCGTCGCCGCAAGGCGGGCTGCGCATCGTGTGCGGCTTTCGCCGCTTTCTGGCTCTGCGCGAGCTCGAATTTAGCCGCGCCGAGGCCCGCATTTTAACCGATCCCGCATCGCCGGCAGAGCGGTTCCGCATTGCGCTGGCGGAAAACGCCGCCCATCGCACCTTCAACGCCGCAGAAGTCTCTTGGGCGATCAAAAAACTGCGCCTTATGCAGGTCAAGGATGAGGAAATCTGGCGCAGCTTTTTTCCGCTCATGCGCCTCGGCAGCAATCCGAACCTCTTGGCTCTTTTTGCGCCGATCGCCGACCTGCCGTCGGATTGGCAGCAAGCGGCTGCAGAAGACCGTCTCTCCTTCGAAATCGTCAAAGATCTGGCAGAGTTGCCGGATGCAGATCGAGACGCAATATGGCGGCTTTTTCAGACCTTGCGGTTGGGTAAAAATCGTCAGCGTGAGTTCCTTTTGCTTCTCCAGGATGTCGCGCGTTTAGCCGACAGCTCCCCTTGCGCGCTCCTCGAGTTGTCGGCTTTCCGCGAGGTCCTTGACGCGCCTCTAACGCCTTCGCAAAAGAGCGACCGGCTCAAACAAATTCTATGGGAGAGGCGCTACCCCCGCTACAGCGAACAGGAAAAAGCTTTTTCAGAGCTGATAAAGCGCATGCGGCCGCCGAAAGGCGTCTCGATAAGCCACGCACCCTACTTTCAGGATGAAGAGATGACGGTAGTTTTTTCTTTCGGCTCGGCGCGGGAGTTCCGCCATAGACTCGACTGGCTGGAAGAGCAGTATCGCGAAGGGAAAATCGACGAGTTGGTAAAGTTGATTTGA
- a CDS encoding chloride channel protein produces MSRKDTEHPSQKRAFWEWRKTLAGRLDPRGASEYTLLIGLSALMGIVAGLVAVVFHSGIDWMTEVFFSEHILSHSLPALVILIPAAGMFLQWLMRRLAPEEAKKRGVYEVIEAVSLRDGYISPKTTLFHFLAPIICMGSGGTVGPEAPAAQTGAGAVSAVCRLLGLSKAQMRLFTAAGAGAAIAGVFNTPMAGVFFCIEVVLLNEMHPSALSAFLLTSVAANAVSRAFLGDAPKFTFGELHVGPPHHLLFFLLLGLGSGIIAILFIKANDYSAQTVERLPRRLPIMLTVGLLMGLSGYLFPQLFGIGYGAVNDFLAGKLSLSMSALLLVLKFLLVTMILASGGFGGVFAPSLFMGAAFGNLFARICNQMFGLTLHPTTFTLVGMGSMLAGVNSVPLTSILLLFEMTNDYRFILPLMAGVVGSHAVTHFALGGSIYQFKLRRKGLDKSRDREHSILRNTPVRNLLREKPPCVEETAAVAELVRYFVEKDVERLYVIRPDGQISGVITLATMRYILAESENLQIIIAKDVAEPPPPFIDAEDTIEAAMPVFARGYEEIPVIENRNPAEFIGVLHHKDVMALLHRAPGSRSLAAKLMEDMVRLREEKMLEITPGLFLYRAPVPDEFIGKTIAELALRNTLRIELMMIERRRFDDLAPQQILPEKDTVFHRGDEMILYGSRENIENFKQKFGG; encoded by the coding sequence ATGAGCCGTAAAGACACCGAACACCCCTCGCAAAAAAGAGCTTTTTGGGAATGGCGCAAAACTCTGGCCGGGAGGCTCGATCCCCGTGGCGCATCGGAATACACGCTGCTAATCGGCTTGTCCGCTTTAATGGGGATTGTTGCCGGTTTGGTTGCCGTGGTTTTTCACAGCGGCATCGACTGGATGACTGAGGTTTTTTTCAGCGAACATATCCTTTCTCACTCTTTGCCCGCATTGGTCATTTTGATACCGGCGGCAGGCATGTTCCTTCAGTGGTTGATGAGGCGTTTGGCGCCCGAAGAGGCAAAAAAGCGCGGCGTCTATGAAGTAATCGAAGCCGTTTCTTTAAGAGATGGTTACATTTCTCCTAAAACGACGTTGTTCCATTTTTTGGCGCCGATCATCTGTATGGGCAGCGGCGGCACAGTTGGGCCCGAGGCGCCGGCAGCGCAGACCGGTGCAGGCGCAGTGTCGGCTGTTTGCCGCCTGCTGGGGCTTTCCAAGGCGCAAATGCGGCTCTTTACTGCGGCCGGCGCAGGAGCGGCTATTGCCGGAGTTTTCAACACGCCGATGGCCGGCGTCTTTTTCTGCATCGAAGTCGTTCTTCTGAATGAGATGCACCCCTCTGCGCTGTCTGCTTTCCTGTTGACTTCGGTAGCGGCCAATGCGGTTTCGCGCGCTTTTTTAGGCGACGCCCCCAAATTTACCTTCGGCGAATTGCACGTTGGACCGCCCCACCATTTGCTTTTTTTTCTTCTGCTCGGCCTCGGCAGCGGTATTATCGCTATTCTTTTCATCAAAGCCAATGACTATTCTGCTCAAACTGTCGAGCGTTTACCCAGGCGGCTGCCGATCATGTTGACGGTGGGGCTGCTTATGGGATTGTCAGGCTATCTGTTCCCGCAACTCTTCGGAATAGGCTACGGCGCCGTCAATGATTTTCTGGCAGGAAAATTATCATTATCGATGAGCGCTTTGCTGCTCGTTCTAAAGTTTCTTTTGGTTACGATGATTTTAGCATCGGGCGGTTTCGGCGGCGTGTTTGCTCCCTCTTTGTTTATGGGGGCGGCATTCGGCAATCTGTTTGCCCGTATTTGCAATCAGATGTTCGGCCTCACGTTACACCCGACGACGTTTACTCTTGTCGGCATGGGGTCCATGCTGGCGGGCGTGAATTCGGTGCCGCTCACCTCCATTTTACTTCTCTTTGAGATGACAAACGATTACCGCTTTATTCTGCCGCTGATGGCGGGGGTGGTCGGCAGTCATGCCGTTACTCATTTTGCGCTGGGCGGATCAATCTATCAATTCAAGTTGCGGCGTAAAGGATTAGATAAGAGCCGAGATCGCGAACACAGCATCCTGCGGAATACGCCGGTGCGCAATCTGCTGCGCGAAAAGCCGCCCTGCGTCGAGGAGACTGCGGCTGTCGCCGAACTGGTCCGTTATTTTGTAGAAAAAGATGTGGAAAGGCTTTATGTTATTCGGCCGGATGGTCAGATTTCCGGTGTGATCACCCTGGCAACGATGCGCTACATATTGGCCGAAAGCGAAAACCTGCAAATCATCATCGCCAAAGATGTTGCCGAGCCTCCACCGCCGTTCATTGATGCGGAAGATACGATCGAGGCCGCCATGCCTGTCTTTGCCAGGGGCTATGAAGAAATCCCCGTCATCGAAAATCGAAATCCTGCCGAGTTTATCGGCGTTCTGCATCATAAAGATGTCATGGCCCTGCTGCACCGAGCTCCCGGCAGTCGCTCCCTCGCCGCCAAACTGATGGAAGACATGGTTCGCCTGCGTGAAGAAAAAATGCTGGAAATCACTCCCGGACTCTTTCTTTACCGCGCGCCGGTGCCTGATGAGTTTATCGGAAAAACGATCGCGGAACTTGCACTGCGGAATACGCTCCGCATTGAATTGATGATGATCGAGCGTCGGCGTTTCGATGACCTTGCGCCGCAGCAGATTTTACCGGAAAAGGATACTGTTTTTCATCGCGGCGATGAAATGATTCTGTATGGGTCGCGTGAAAATATTGAAAATTTCAAGCAAAAATTCGGCGGCTGA
- a CDS encoding VanZ family protein — protein sequence MKWQGPLILWSILLLYLTWSPKVELPDLGFDEQDKAAHFLAFFLLAWLAARNFSKYEIIGLPRAVKRAALFSIFFALIDETVQIWIPGRLFDPLDAAANLLGTCTALCAFRRMVIFMQKRGWLW from the coding sequence ATGAAATGGCAAGGGCCGCTGATCCTGTGGTCTATCCTTTTGTTGTATTTGACCTGGTCTCCAAAAGTTGAGCTGCCCGATCTGGGATTCGATGAGCAGGACAAAGCCGCTCATTTTCTCGCGTTTTTTCTGCTTGCCTGGTTGGCCGCAAGGAACTTTAGCAAATATGAAATAATTGGCCTCCCGCGTGCGGTTAAACGGGCAGCACTTTTTTCGATCTTTTTTGCCCTTATCGATGAAACGGTGCAAATTTGGATTCCAGGCAGATTGTTCGATCCGTTGGATGCTGCAGCCAATTTATTGGGAACCTGTACGGCCCTTTGCGCTTTCAGACGCATGGTAATATTTATGCAAAAGCGCGGATGGCTATGGTAA
- a CDS encoding NAD(P)H-hydrate dehydratase — protein sequence MKVVVTAAQMAELDRLTIEQFALSGILLMENAGRGVVDLILDRFRFRTVHIYCGPGNNGGDGFVIARYLKNRGFEPAVLLLSVKDKLTPDARFHFERLVQFGITPCIVQSAEDLPKEKPDLIVDALLGTGVRGSLRGLIAQAVAHLQAQGAPIVAVDIPTGVNADSGAVEGIAVKADLTATMALMKRGLLFSPGREHCGRIEIVDICMPQALIAAHDPRIYRLEKEDVGKLLPRRAPNAHKTQCGQVLVIAGSRGFTGAASLTAETALRAGAGLVYLATPSDLNVIYETKLTEVITLPTGDVGRFTAASLPLLLEQAATKDAVAVGPGMGRDPETQALIKSLLLQIDRPLVLDADGLNACVGHTQLFAAHRRGLVLTPHAGELARLTGLSADQITAEPVETAARFAKEWKCTLVLKGGPTVIAAPDGSVYINSTGNAGMATAGTGDVLTGLIASLLAQGLTPKDAAAAGVFIHGLAGDLAAEKLGQAGMIAGDLLRNVPQALMEIENAAPL from the coding sequence GTGAAGGTCGTCGTTACGGCAGCTCAAATGGCCGAGTTGGATCGGTTGACAATCGAACAGTTCGCTCTTTCGGGCATTCTGTTGATGGAAAATGCCGGACGCGGCGTCGTCGACTTGATTTTAGACCGCTTTCGCTTCAGGACGGTTCATATATACTGCGGACCCGGCAACAACGGCGGCGACGGATTTGTCATTGCCCGCTATCTGAAAAATCGTGGTTTCGAGCCTGCCGTCCTGTTGCTCTCAGTAAAAGATAAGCTGACTCCCGACGCCCGATTTCATTTCGAGCGGCTGGTGCAATTCGGCATTACCCCCTGCATCGTGCAGTCGGCCGAAGACCTGCCGAAAGAAAAGCCGGATCTGATCGTCGATGCGCTGCTGGGAACCGGCGTTCGCGGCAGCCTGCGCGGTCTCATTGCCCAGGCCGTCGCGCACCTGCAGGCGCAGGGCGCGCCGATCGTAGCCGTCGACATTCCAACTGGGGTCAATGCCGATTCCGGCGCCGTCGAAGGCATAGCCGTAAAGGCGGATTTGACGGCTACCATGGCGCTAATGAAGCGAGGCCTGCTGTTTTCTCCCGGCAGAGAGCATTGCGGCCGCATCGAAATCGTCGACATCTGTATGCCTCAGGCTTTGATTGCCGCACACGATCCGCGCATATACCGCCTCGAAAAAGAAGACGTGGGAAAACTGCTGCCTCGCCGCGCGCCGAACGCCCATAAAACGCAGTGCGGCCAAGTGCTGGTCATCGCCGGATCGCGCGGTTTTACCGGCGCCGCCTCGTTGACCGCGGAAACAGCACTGCGCGCCGGCGCGGGTCTCGTATACCTGGCAACTCCCAGCGATCTCAACGTCATCTATGAGACCAAGCTCACCGAAGTCATCACCCTGCCCACCGGCGACGTCGGCCGCTTCACCGCCGCCTCGCTGCCCCTTCTTTTGGAACAAGCCGCTACAAAAGATGCCGTGGCCGTAGGACCGGGCATGGGCCGCGATCCCGAGACCCAGGCGCTGATCAAGAGCCTTCTTTTGCAGATCGACAGGCCGTTGGTCCTCGACGCGGACGGGCTGAACGCCTGCGTCGGCCATACGCAGCTGTTTGCGGCGCATCGCCGCGGACTGGTTCTCACTCCGCATGCCGGCGAACTGGCCCGACTTACCGGCCTTTCGGCAGACCAAATAACGGCCGAACCGGTAGAGACCGCAGCCCGATTTGCCAAGGAATGGAAATGCACGCTGGTCCTTAAAGGCGGGCCGACGGTCATTGCCGCGCCGGACGGCAGCGTGTACATCAATTCGACCGGTAACGCCGGTATGGCCACCGCCGGAACCGGCGACGTGCTGACCGGACTGATTGCTTCGTTGCTGGCGCAGGGACTGACGCCCAAAGATGCCGCCGCAGCCGGCGTCTTTATCCACGGCCTGGCGGGAGATTTGGCCGCCGAGAAGCTCGGCCAAGCGGGCATGATCGCCGGCGATCTGCTGAGAAACGTCCCTCAGGCGCTCATGGAAATAGAAAACGCGGCGCCGCTATGA
- a CDS encoding sugar phosphate isomerase/epimerase, with protein sequence MNRRRFLQVGAIGFAGMGLAGCSARLTTPLFKISLAEWSLHRALFAGEIDHLDFPRIAKERFGIDGVEYVNQFFMDKAQDRDYLSEMKRRCRDLGVTSVLIMCDNEGRLGDPNETARLQAVENHKKWVEAAKFLGCRGIRVNAYSEGDYKEQQKLVADGLRRLAEFADPFGINILVENHGGFSSNGKWLAEVMRMTAHPRVGTLPDFGNFRISADEWYDRYQGVAELMPFAMGVSAKSSEFNSEGEEVRSDFLRLMRIVARSGYRGWVGIEYSGTQLSEMDGIASTKRLLEKVRRRLTAEFPKFKG encoded by the coding sequence ATGAATCGACGTCGATTCCTTCAGGTTGGCGCCATCGGTTTTGCCGGTATGGGGCTCGCCGGCTGCAGCGCGCGCCTGACGACACCCCTGTTCAAGATTTCTCTTGCCGAATGGTCTCTGCATCGAGCGCTGTTTGCCGGTGAAATCGATCATTTGGATTTCCCGCGCATCGCCAAAGAGCGCTTCGGCATCGATGGTGTTGAATATGTCAATCAGTTCTTTATGGATAAAGCTCAGGATCGCGACTATTTGAGCGAAATGAAGCGCCGCTGCCGCGATCTCGGCGTGACGAGCGTGCTGATTATGTGCGACAATGAAGGACGCCTTGGGGATCCGAATGAAACGGCGCGCCTGCAGGCGGTGGAAAACCATAAAAAATGGGTGGAGGCGGCCAAATTTTTAGGGTGCCGCGGCATTCGCGTCAACGCCTACAGCGAAGGCGATTATAAGGAGCAGCAAAAATTAGTTGCAGATGGTCTGCGTCGGCTGGCGGAATTCGCCGATCCGTTCGGCATCAATATTTTGGTTGAAAACCACGGAGGCTTTTCTTCCAACGGCAAGTGGCTGGCGGAAGTGATGCGCATGACCGCTCATCCGCGCGTCGGCACGCTTCCCGATTTCGGCAATTTTCGTATCAGCGCGGACGAATGGTACGACCGCTACCAAGGCGTGGCCGAACTGATGCCTTTTGCCATGGGCGTCAGCGCCAAATCGTCGGAATTCAACTCGGAAGGTGAGGAGGTACGCAGCGATTTTTTGCGCCTGATGCGGATCGTTGCCCGTTCGGGCTATCGCGGCTGGGTGGGTATCGAATACAGCGGCACTCAGCTGTCCGAGATGGATGGGATCGCGTCGACCAAAAGGCTCCTTGAAAAGGTTCGGCGCCGCCTGACGGCAGAATTCCCCAAGTTCAAAGGATGA